A region of the Pempheris klunzingeri isolate RE-2024b chromosome 6, fPemKlu1.hap1, whole genome shotgun sequence genome:
CATTTCGTTCCCATTGTGCTCAGCCCCATCATGTGTACCTTAGAGCCAATAAAATCGCTTAGACTTTAGTTACACGCATGTCAGACAGCTTACACCCTCTTCAAAATGACACCCTCTTTGGTCAGTACTGAACATGACTCATAATGTAACACAGCTGACGTGAAAGACAATATTTCCTTGAAGCTAAGCAAGAGAATCTCGACTCCTTATATAATTGCAACTGAGCTGGATCCACTAATaaaaacagtctgtgtgttttgtgtctacTACTCATGGAGTGCATCATAAAATTCAAGAGAGAGACATGTCATAATTACAAAACATTCATATCCAATCTgcccaaaagaaaaacaacaaaaaaaaaaaaagcgtccGGATCAACTTTTTGCTGACAAAAAATGTTTGGATTTGACATGATTGTCACAAAAATACAAACCCATTCAAAGCCTTTTAGTAAAAAATACGCTTATCATTGAACACTGACTTTGACACTGTAGATaagttatttttaatatttgcaAGTTCATTTAACATCATTTCTTGTCAAgggatatttttttaaaacgtCCTCGTGAAAAATCAACTGAGCTCAGCAATACGCGGGGTGATTTAATTGATGATGAAGTCAACAAGTCCCATTCAGTGGAATTAATGATGAATACACTGATTTGAGACCCCCAGCGCTCCCAAGGGGAAAACAGTTTGTTCGTTTGTACGGGGAGGGTGTTTAGTCAGTTTAAGGTTTAAGTTGGACGTAGATACAAGGGGAAAGCTTCAGGGCTGGACTGCTGTGGGGCTCCTACTGTTCATGGTCGTGTGTGTGCAGGCGCTGAACAAACCCATACGGACTTCACAAAAACCCTGCAAGAGGAAAGGATCACCAATTAGAAGAAATATATTCTCTAGTGTTTTGGATTGCTGGCTTTCATCTTATACTGTGTAATAATTATTGCGCTATGTTAAAAGAGTCATGACATGCATTTCAGCTCCGACAAGACAGCAAGTAACATTAAATTCACTTAGTTTTCTGTGGAATAGAGCAACAGGTGGAATAAATGTACAGAATTTTGTAGATGTTTTTGTCTACGCAGCAATTACATCCTCTTAAATGTGTCCCGTCACCTACCTGTGCTATACGCTCTCCATATCTTCACTGCCGTTGCCCTCCTCCTTCAGAGCCTCTCCTTCGCTGGCGGCCTCCTCGACGTGGGCCAACATATCAGCCATCAGTGCCTCCTCCAGCCTTTTCCTCACACTGTACACCAGCTCCTCCTGTTTCCTACACGTGTACACAACAGGACGCGGTTACAGTTGGCAGTTACAGCTGTCCATTTCAGCCGCTGAATCAGCACAGAACAGATGGTGTGTTTCTACAGTGGAATTTCTGAACAGACTCGACTCGGTTAACTTTGAATGAatccaaatgacaaaaaaaaaattgtcgCAGTTGAAGATTTctccactgttgtttttgtgactcTGCCCTTGCACAGTTGTTACTCTGGTTTAGATTAACAAAGGAGGCCAGGATCTCGTGAACTGGTATAGCGGGTTGTTGTAACTTCTGTTTCACGTGTATTTTGCTCAAAGCCAAAAGAGCACAAGTTCAAACAAAGAACAGGAACTGCATTTTGGATATgacactgttaaaaaaaaacaaaacatgtggAGGTGTTCTGTGATCGCCCACCTGATGTCTTCATCTGTGACTATGAAGGCCTTGCACAGCGGCTGTGCCGTGTTGAGCCACACTCCTGGGTTCTTCTCCACAGCCGCAGAAAGCTGGCCGGTGATGGGAGCAGCGCTGGTGTGCAGAGCGCTCGCAATAGCCGACAGCAGAGTCTTGTCTGTGCATCCTGGGCCAACACCTGAGGTGCCAACCGGGCGGGTATAAGAAATGTTTGGAAGACACATCAAAAGCTGCAACTGCGCTCAAGATTAGTTAAATCCGAAGCAAACAACATAGAATTGTTGCTGAGCAATACTACAACACTACAGAGTATTAACAGTTGATTTTGTCTGAAGAATTGATGTTTAACTTGTGTATTTTACCTTGCAGACCTTTAGGCAGTTCCATTGTTTTCACCAGCTCCTCTGCAATGTCGTAAGCATTAAGACCACTGAGTTTCTTCTCCCAAAATAGCTGCAGACAAAAAAAGTAATATTAACAGAGAGAAACCCAACTGCTTCAATGGAAATATGCTACTGATTCcaatacagcaaaataaatcaacatattCAAACTGAAGTCGAGTTCATCCAGTTTCAAAGAATCACGTAACGTGTTTCAGGTTTACATGGGGTGATTTACACAGTAACAGGCAGAGGGTTTTTCACCTGTCTGGGCTGGTCAACGGCCTTCTGAGGATCCGTCTTCACTTTGTTGTTTGGGTGGTTGGTAACCTTGGTAACAGGCTGCTTAAAGATGGAGGCCGTCTGTCTGACGGGGAGCGATGTGTTCAAGTCAGGTTTGCccttaaaaacatcaaacacatgTTGTGGGAGGATGAGGCCAGGAGGAACTTAAAGGAGTAAAGACAGAATATGACATAATAACATAACACATAACTAAAGTGTTGATTACAGTCGCGCCAAGAGGATTAAGTCTGTGCGCTGAAGTCTGAACTGAAGTTCACAGACTGTGAATGTCCGATCATTACGTAGAAGTAGTACATCTGATTATAATCACATTTGTGTATTGCAGTAAGTTAATGTGCTACTTAGATATGTTCTCATGGCGTGTATGACAATTTTAGCCTCATTCTCTGAGCTGCAACAGATTTGGgagcaaataaaaaagacatgtaAACACATAATTAAAAGTGGTAAGTACAACAAGTACAAAGCTTTAGTTCTTCAGTCGGTCTCTGTTGTAAGATGATCGACATACAAAAGCACAATGAGACGGCTTTGACAGCAGCCAACAGGAAAAACCTGAAGTGATAATCGTCAGGGAACGTGAATCAAAGTGTCTCCCCATTAAGAGAGACACTGTGTGCAATTACGTACGATTGATTATTCAAATGTCCACACACACGTCGACAGATCTGTCAGCGTCTAATGTCACGATTGATTGGTCAGTTGGTGGTGTTTTAAAAGCGCTGGTCTCGTATCATGAATATAAACTCCTCCAGAGCAGGTTAGATGTGCAGTGTAAGTCACCATGGTGACATGCCCTGGTAGGAAGTGAACCACCGTCGTAGCCCCCAAAACTCAGGGTTAAACCTCGCCAACACCAAATCCTGCTTCGTAGAACAGGCGTCTGTTGTGCTgatgaaatgtgtctgtttaaGTTCAACATAATCAGCTGGAACACagttattcattaaaaaaaactttatataCAAGACACATCTGAGACTATAGGTCAAAAAGAAAGacgacatttaaaaaaaaaagaaagagtaaaCCTGCTCCTAGATCAGTCTGTCTAAAGCTCTGTGTCATCTAGTTACGCAGATATTCATATTCATGCTTTTACGCATAAACAGTTAGTCGTCTACATT
Encoded here:
- the mbd3b gene encoding methyl-CpG-binding domain protein 3b isoform X2; its protein translation is MDKNDPSGKKFRSKPQLARYLGNQMDLSSFDFRTGKMLMSKLNKNRQRMRYDNNNQNKGKPDLNTSLPVRQTASIFKQPVTKVTNHPNNKVKTDPQKAVDQPRQLFWEKKLSGLNAYDIAEELVKTMELPKGLQGVGPGCTDKTLLSAIASALHTSAAPITGQLSAAVEKNPGVWLNTAQPLCKAFIVTDEDIRKQEELVYSVRKRLEEALMADMLAHVEEAASEGEALKEEGNGSEDMESV
- the mbd3b gene encoding methyl-CpG-binding domain protein 3b isoform X3, with the protein product MEKKSPSGKKFRSKPQLARYLGNQMDLSSFDFRTGKMLMSKLNKNRQRMRYDNNNQNKGKPDLNTSLPVRQTASIFKQPVTKVTNHPNNKVKTDPQKAVDQPRQLFWEKKLSGLNAYDIAEELVKTMELPKGLQGVGPGCTDKTLLSAIASALHTSAAPITGQLSAAVEKNPGVWLNTAQPLCKAFIVTDEDIRKQEELVYSVRKRLEEALMADMLAHVEEAASEGEALKEEGNGSEDMESV
- the mbd3b gene encoding methyl-CpG-binding domain protein 3b isoform X4, translated to MDLSSFDFRTGKMLMSKLNKNRQRMRYDNNNQNKGKPDLNTSLPVRQTASIFKQPVTKVTNHPNNKVKTDPQKAVDQPRQLFWEKKLSGLNAYDIAEELVKTMELPKGLQGVGPGCTDKTLLSAIASALHTSAAPITGQLSAAVEKNPGVWLNTAQPLCKAFIVTDEDIRKQEELVYSVRKRLEEALMADMLAHVEEAASEGEALKEEGNGSEDMESV
- the mbd3b gene encoding methyl-CpG-binding domain protein 3b isoform X1; protein product: MEKKRWDCTALPKGWKMEEVTRKSGLSAGKSDVYYFSPSGKKFRSKPQLARYLGNQMDLSSFDFRTGKMLMSKLNKNRQRMRYDNNNQNKGKPDLNTSLPVRQTASIFKQPVTKVTNHPNNKVKTDPQKAVDQPRQLFWEKKLSGLNAYDIAEELVKTMELPKGLQGVGPGCTDKTLLSAIASALHTSAAPITGQLSAAVEKNPGVWLNTAQPLCKAFIVTDEDIRKQEELVYSVRKRLEEALMADMLAHVEEAASEGEALKEEGNGSEDMESV